The following are from one region of the Arachis duranensis cultivar V14167 chromosome 10, aradu.V14167.gnm2.J7QH, whole genome shotgun sequence genome:
- the LOC107468887 gene encoding small ribosomal subunit biogenesis GTPase RsgA 1, mitochondrial: MSLASFSILRHHHRTVVSPASSLPTLNTILHRCFRCLPFGAAAATARHHRNPNQQRQQQPPSKNLLKAKQTFKKFSSSLAPVLSLEDSPPLSDSQAVGIVAASQANFMRVIVQEQEPSRTKLPEASSSSSAGLELLCVVRELLKKIKRRVMVGDKVLVGSIDWVDRRGMIENVFQRDNEILDPPVANVDHLLVLFSLDQPKVEPFMLTRFLVEAESTGIPLTLALNKIELVDGEAVSSWKSRLRSWGYEPIFCSVESGHGLDLLAFKLRDQTTVIVGPSGVGKSSLINALRSNPRVCDAEEGENWFEPILGSKWFEEQRVGEVSTRSGRGKHTTRHVSLLPLSGGGYLADTPGFNQPSLLKVTKQSLAQTFPEIRKMVSANEPAKCSFNNCLHLGEPGCIVKGDWERYSYYFQLLDEIRIREEFQLRTFGTKREGDVRYEKQVKNYELYTVLGIPFNNYNLIYISFHIL, encoded by the exons ATGTCGCTTGCATCGTTCTCGATCCTCCGCCACCACCACCGCACGGTGGTGTCTCCCGCCTCATCACTCCCAACTCTCAACACCATCCTCCACCGTTGCTTCCGGTGCCTCCCGTTCGGCGCGGCGGCGGCCACCGCCAGACACCACCGAAACCCTAACCAGCAACGGCAACAGCAACCCCCAAGCAAGAACCTCCTGAAAGCAAAGCAAACCTTCAAAAAGTTCTCCTCCTCCTTGGCTCCCGTCCTCTCCCTCGAGGATTCGCCTCCCTTGTCCGACTCTCAAGCCGTCGGCATCGTCGCAGCCTCCCAGGCCAACTTCATGCGCGTCATCGTCCAAGAACAAGAACCTTCCAGAACGAAACTTCCAGaagcctcttcttcttcttcggctGGCTTGGAGCTACTGTGCGTGGTGAGGGAGCTGCTGAAGAAGATAAAGCGGAGAGTGATGGTTGGTGACAAGGTTCTAGTAGGTTCCATTGACTGGGTTGATCGAAGGGGCATGATCGAGAATGTGTTCCAGAGGGATAACGAGATTCTTGACCCTCCCGTCGCCAATGTTGATCACCTGCTTGTGCTTTTTTCGCTTGACCAACCCAAGGTTGAGCCGTTTATGCTCACAAGGTTCCTTGTTGAGGCCGAGTCCACTGGTATTCCTCTCACCCTTGCGCTCAATAAGATTGAGCTTGTGGATGGAGAG GCTGTAAGTTCGTGGAAGTCTAGGTTGCGCAGCTGGGGCTATGAGCCTATTTTCTGCAGCGTGGAGTCTGGACATGGACTTGATCTACTTGCATTCAAATTGAGAGACCAAACAACCGTGATCGTAGGTCCTAGTGGAGTTGGGAAGTCTAGTTTGATCAATGCCCTCAGAAGCAATCCCCGTGTTTGTGATGCTGAAGAAGGGGAGAATTGGTTCGAACCC ATTTTAGGTAGCAAGTGGTTTGAAGAACAGAGAGTTGGGGAGGTTTCAACAAGAAGTGGCAGAGGGAAGCATACTACTCGCCATGTCTCTTTGCTTCCATTGTCTGGAGGGGGTTATCTTGCCGACACACCTGGATTTAACCAGCCTAGTTTATTGAAAGTGACAAAGCAGTCTCTTGCACAGACTTTTCCCGAA ATCAGGAAAATGGTTAGTGCCAATGAGCCTGCAAAATGCTCATTTAATAATTGTCTACATCTGGGTGAACCTGGGTGCATTGTGAAGGGCGATTGGGAAAGATATTCATACTATTTTCAACTGCTTGATGAGATCAGAATCAGAGAGGAGTTCCAGCTAAGGACATTTGGAACTAAAAGAGAAGGTGATGTAAGGTATGAAAAGCAagttaaaaattatgaattatacaCAGTACTGGGAATTCCTTTTAACAATTATAATCTAATATACATTAGTTTCCATATATTATGA